A single genomic interval of Coccidioides posadasii str. Silveira chromosome 1, complete sequence harbors:
- the MNR2 gene encoding CorA metal ion transporter (EggNog:ENOG410PG66~COG:P~TransMembrane:2 (i782-805o817-838i)~BUSCO:3670at33183) — protein sequence MSNTNTPASPTARGSSPNPGRDVQRAYQGSPHRVSPFPETQIGPQGASNRHGKKRKHRHHKRRRHRRPSFAPATVETPPAGSPSREAEGIPEEGETAAPTAPTDTRRASFYRLGQLGGATLSDTSLDSEALLDHRNQPMMRTRRESRLAQSSRPEYPPLSSLASPDNRSRPSAARLGVKTSDESEPESDEADDRTPLIRPTSLHNTNFVRYGTDARDIPRPSRRSSGRSVSHSPRDAYDSKRSYDVNNPPSMPGSPKPGAEIPYDDSLITGEEYSRSKSPGGGGAPAFPRDVVIDMEGPDRADQIGSAPPSPPVSLKRRRTVTLPVEEDVCFPTGALSDLGEEEFTPHPPIEGYTATPRRRRRRVWPDLSVLEEWSREEKEERTEGIRAKKISEPVLIGGRLRTRNAPWRREEEEAPYRFTYFNEEFQSTIHSQTISELVQPGQTFKDLFFPEPPELESGDEEEEDEFRPFTLNGTRTNSLSMPGYNGRSDRDSAVADSREVSPNHAPGSSPTQKEKRYGPRPTFWLDVLCPTDAEMRIIAKAFGIHALTAEDIMMQEAREKVELFRHYYFINYRTFEQDVNSENFLEPVNMYVIVFREGLLSFHFSQTPHPANVRRRIRQLKDYLILNSDWISYAIIDDITDVFGPLIHSIEEEVDDIDDTILRMHSDSKDPNDTAPPESAVSGSDMLRRVGECRKKVMGLYRLLGNKADVIKGFAKRCNEQWEVAPKSEIGLYLGDIQDHILTMTGNLTHYETLLSRAHSNYLAQINIRMNERQEQTADVLGKLTVLGTIVLPMNIICGMWGMNVKVPGQDVENLHWFLSITAGLVIFAFVCFYVAKRVYRIV from the exons ATGTCCAATACCAACACTCCAGCTTCTCCCACGGCGCGGGGAAGCTCGCCCAACCCTGGTCGTGACGTACAACGGGCATATCAGGGCAGTCCCCATCGAGTTTCACCCTTCCCAGAAACCCAGATTGGGCCTCAAGGAGCAAGTAACAGGCATGgtaaaaagagaaaacaCCGACACCACAAGCGGCGACGACATCGACGGCCTTCTTTTGCCCCGGCTACCGTTGAAACTCCACCCGCAGGCTCCCCAAGTAGAGAAGCCGAGGGGATACCTGAAGAGGGCGAGACTGCGGCCCCAACGGCCCCGACTGATACCCGCCGAGCATCTTTCTACCGGCTGGGCCAGTTAGGAGGGGCCACTTTGAGTGATACCAGCTTGGATAGCGAGGCATTGTTGGATCATAG GAACCAACCGATGATGCGCACTCGCCGTGAGAGCAGACTTGCCCAAAGCTCCCGTCCAGAGTATCCTCCTCTATCGTCTCTCGCTTCCCCTGACAACCGCTCTCGTCCAAGCGCAGCTCGTCTAGGTGTCAAAACTTCAGACGAAAGCGAACCGGAATCGGATGAAGCGGACGATCGAACCCCTCTCATCAGGCCTACCTCACTGCACAATACCAATTTCGTCCGGTATGGCACGGATGCCCGAGATATACCGCGACCCTCGAGACGGTCTTCTGGTAGGAGCGTCTCTCACTCGCCGAGGGACGCATACGATTCCAAGAGGTCTTATGATGTGAACAATCCACCTTCAATGCCCGGCAGCCCGAAACCCGGTGCGGAGATACCGTATGACGACTCGCTTATTACAGGCGAAGAGTACAGTCGCTCGAAATCTCCGGGAGGCGGGGGTGCGCCCGCCTTTCCGCGAGATGTGGTCATCGATATGGAAGGCCCCGACAGGGCTGATCAGATTGGGTCCGCTCCACCATCGCCTCCGGTTTCACTTAAGCGACGTCGGACCGTTACTCTTCCCGTTGAAGAAGACGTGTGTTTCCCGACTGGGGCGTTATCGGACCTTGGCGAAGAAGAGTTTACTCCGCATCCACCGATAGAAGGGTATACGGCAACGCCACGACGACGGAGAAGAAGAGTGTGGCCAGACCTCTCGGTTCTGGAGGAATGGAGCcgggaagaaaaggaagagcgAACGGAGGGTATCCGAGCAAAGAAGATCAGCGAGCCTGTTCTCATTGGCGGAAGGCTGCGTACTCGAAATGCCCCTTGGAGAcgtgaagaggaagaagcaCCCTATCGATTCACCTATTTCAACGAGGAATTTCAAAGCACCATTCACAGCCAGACCATCTCTGAGCTTGTGCAGCCCGGTCAGACTTTTAAAGATTTATTTTTCCCTGAGCCGCCTGAGCTGGAATCAGGCgatgaggaggaagaagacgaaTTTCGTCCATTTACTTTGAACGGAACTCGAACAAACTCGCTATCAATGCCTGGTTACAACGGAAGAAGCGACCGTGACAGTGCGGTGGCTGACTCGAGAGAAGTTAGCCCAAATCATGCACCTGGATCTTCTCCTACGCAGAAGGAGAAGCGTTATGGTCCGCGACCGACGTTTTGGCTAGACGTGCTTTGTCCTACGGATGCGGAAATGCGTATAATTGCCAAAGCATTCGGAATACACGCCTTGACCGCGGAAGATATAATGATGCAGGAGGCACGAGAAAAAGTAGAACTCTTCCGTCATTACTACTTCATTAACTACCGGACCTTTGAACAGGATGTCAATAGCGAAAACTTCCTTGAGCCTGTGAACATGTATGTCATAGTGTTTCGGGAAGGCCTGCTCAGCTTTCATTTCTCACAGACACCACATCCTGCCAATGTGAGACGCAGGATTCGCCAACTGAAGGATTATTTAATTTTGAACTCTGACTGGATCTCTTACGCTATTATCGATGATATCACTGATGTTTTTGGCCCATTGATCCACTCCATTGAGGAGGAAGTAGATGACATTGATGACACAATTCTACGAATGCACTCTGATTCTAAGGATCCAAATGACACGGCTCCGCCGGAATCTGCCGTTTCTGGATCTGACATGCTTCGCCGAGTCGGTGAATGCCGCAAAAAGGTCATGGGCCTTTATCGCCTTTTGGGCAATAAAGCCGATGTCATCAAAGGCTTTGCGAAGCGCTGTAATGAACAATGGGAGGTTGCTCCGAAATCAGAGATTGGACTATATCTCGGCGATATTCAAGACCATATTCTAACAATGACGGGAAATTTAACACATTATGAGAC TTTACTCTCGCGGGCTCATTCGAACTATCTCGCTCAGATAAACATCCGCATGAACGAACGACAAGAACAGACCGCCGATGTACTCGGCAAACTCACTGTTCTTGGAACTATCGTACTTCCTATGAATATCATATGCGGCATGTGGGGAATGAACGTCAAAGTTCCAGGTCAGGATGTTGAGAATCTCCATTGGTTTTTGTCTA TTACTGCTGGTCTAGttatttttgcttttgtttGCTTTTACGTCGCAAAACGAGTATACAGAATTGTGTGA